From Homoserinimonas aerilata, a single genomic window includes:
- a CDS encoding DUF4229 domain-containing protein, protein MKTSQRWILYSLLRVGLFAVVFVVLYLLLPPELWWVSAIVATIVAFAISYLLFRGQRDELALDLQRRREHPEPDDDGDAENAALDSAKPSETKPGETTPDATQPDATAPAVSEASEDERGAKPQGE, encoded by the coding sequence GTGAAGACCTCGCAGCGCTGGATCCTGTACTCGCTCCTCCGCGTCGGCCTGTTCGCCGTCGTGTTCGTGGTGCTCTACCTGCTGCTCCCGCCCGAGCTCTGGTGGGTTTCGGCGATCGTGGCCACCATCGTCGCCTTCGCGATCTCGTACCTGCTGTTCAGGGGGCAGCGCGACGAACTTGCGCTCGACCTGCAGCGCCGGCGCGAGCATCCTGAGCCTGATGACGATGGCGATGCGGAGAACGCGGCCCTCGACTCTGCGAAGCCAAGCGAGACGAAGCCAGGCGAGACAACTCCGGATGCGACGCAGCCGGATGCGACAGCCCCGGCGGTCTCAGAAGCGTCAGAAGACGAGCGCGGCGCCAAGCCCCAGGGCGAATAG